Within Paenibacillus albicereus, the genomic segment TAGATGACTTCGCCATCCGTCGCGCTCTGCAGCCTCAGGATGACTCGTCCGAGCGTTGATTTGCCGCAGCCGGACTCGCCGACGAGGCCGAACGTCTCTCCCTTTTTGATTTCCAGGGAAATATCGTCGACAGCCTTCACTTGGCCGACGACGCGGCTGAGCAGCCCTTTTTTGATCGGGAAGTATTTCTTGATGTGCTTGATCTCGATGAGCGTCTCGTTCGACAGCTGCTTGCTCATACCCTTACCTCCCCGTGCTCGATCGCTGCTCTCGCCGGCGACACCTTCGACTCGGCGGCATGCTCCTCGAACAGCCAGCAAGCGGCCTTATGGTCCGGTCCCAGCTGGAAGAAGCCCGGCTCCTGCTTGCGGCAGATATCCATCGCATGCTCGCAGCGCGGATGGAAGCGGCAGCCGGTCGGCAGCTGGTTGATGCGCGGAATCGTGCCTTTGATCGTGTACAGGTCGTTGCCGTCGTTCGCCTCGAAGCCGGGGATGGATTTCAGCAGACCCACGGTGTAGGGGTGGCTGGGCTGGGCGAAGATTTCTTCGACCGAGCCTTCCTCCATGATGCCGCCGGCGTACATGACGACGATGCGGTCGGCGACTTCCGCCGCGACGCCCATGTCGTGGGTGATGAGGATGATGGCCATGCCGGTTTCCCGCTGCAGGTTCTGAAGCAGGTCCAGAATCTGCGCCTGCACCGTCACGTCGAGCGCGGTCGTCGGCTCGTCGGCGATGAGCAGCTGCGGCCGGCACGCCAGGGCGATCGCGATGACGACACGCTGGCACATGCCGCCCGACAGCTCATGCGGGTACTGCTTCGCGCGGACTTCCGGGGACGGAATTCCGACCTGGCGCAGCAGCTCCACCGCTTCCTTCATCGCGTCCTTGTCGGATTTGTTCTGGTGAAGGCGCAGGCTCTCGGCGATCTGGTCGCCGACCGTGAACACCGGATTGAGCGCGCTCATCGGATCCTGGAAGATCATCGCGATCTGATTGCCGCGAATATGGCGCATCTCCTCCTGCTCCTTCGCCGGCAGCGATTCGCCGTTGAAGGAGATGTCGCCCTCGAGAATCGCGCCGCCGGCGTAGTCGATCAAGCGCATGATGGCGAGGGAAGTGACGCTTTTGCCGCTTCCGCTCTCACCGACGATGCACAGCGTCTTTCCCTCTTCCACGTTGAAGGAGATGCGGTCGGTCGCTTTCACGATCTCCTTGTTCACGAGGAAGCCGGCACTCATTTCGTTGACTTCGAGAATTTTGCGCGCCATTGATCCAGCCTCCTTGGAGAAAGTTGTGCTTTTTGACGGGGGTCCATCGCATCACGAATGCCGTCGCCGATGAAGTTCACGGCCAGAACGACGACTAGAATGCAGACTCCGGGATAGACGCCTTGCATCGGATCCAGCAGCATGAATTCCTGAGCGTTGCTGAGCATCAGCCCCCAGCTGGTAGCCGGAGATTGAATACCGAGCCCAAGATAGGAGAGGGCGGATTCAGCCAGAATCGCACCGCCGACCATGAGCGTGGCGTTCACAATAATTGGGAACGTAGAGTTGCGAAGCAAATGGCGGAAGATGATGCCCCAGCTGCTGACGCCCATAGACTTGGCGGCCTCGACGTATTGCATCTCGCGCAGCTGCAGGAAGTTGCCGCGGACGAGCCGCGCTACGCCCATCCAGCTCGTGAACGACAGGATCATGATCATCAGCATGAAGTTCGTGCCGAAGATGGCTCCGATCAGGATGTTCAGGAACAGCGTCGGAACGGAGTACATGACGTCGACGATGCGCATGAAAATGATGTCGGTCCAACCGCCGAAGTAGCCGGAGATTGCACCGATAAAAGAGCCGATCGTAACCGCTACAGCTGCTACGGCAAAGCCGATCGCCAGCGAGATGCGTCCGCTGAAAATGATCCGCGAGAAGATGTCGCGTCCCAGCTCGTCCGTGCCGAGCACATGGTCGCCGGTGAATGGCCGCAAGTTGGCGCTCAGCAGGTCTTGCCGAGCTGGATCATAAGGTGCTATCCATGGTGCCGCAATGGCTCCTACAATAAACAATAGCAGAACGACAAGCCCGCTCATCGCGAACGGATTACGC encodes:
- a CDS encoding ABC transporter ATP-binding protein, whose protein sequence is MARKILEVNEMSAGFLVNKEIVKATDRISFNVEEGKTLCIVGESGSGKSVTSLAIMRLIDYAGGAILEGDISFNGESLPAKEQEEMRHIRGNQIAMIFQDPMSALNPVFTVGDQIAESLRLHQNKSDKDAMKEAVELLRQVGIPSPEVRAKQYPHELSGGMCQRVVIAIALACRPQLLIADEPTTALDVTVQAQILDLLQNLQRETGMAIILITHDMGVAAEVADRIVVMYAGGIMEEGSVEEIFAQPSHPYTVGLLKSIPGFEANDGNDLYTIKGTIPRINQLPTGCRFHPRCEHAMDICRKQEPGFFQLGPDHKAACWLFEEHAAESKVSPARAAIEHGEVRV
- a CDS encoding ABC transporter permease, which translates into the protein MSAQLQSASNTEAPASPSPLSDKPLGPWRMAWNKFKRNPFAMSGLVVLLLFIVGAIAAPWIAPYDPARQDLLSANLRPFTGDHVLGTDELGRDIFSRIIFSGRISLAIGFAVAAVAVTIGSFIGAISGYFGGWTDIIFMRIVDVMYSVPTLFLNILIGAIFGTNFMLMIMILSFTSWMGVARLVRGNFLQLREMQYVEAAKSMGVSSWGIIFRHLLRNSTFPIIVNATLMVGGAILAESALSYLGLGIQSPATSWGLMLSNAQEFMLLDPMQGVYPGVCILVVVLAVNFIGDGIRDAMDPRQKAQLSPRRLDQWRAKFSKSTK